A region of Marmota flaviventris isolate mMarFla1 chromosome 11, mMarFla1.hap1, whole genome shotgun sequence DNA encodes the following proteins:
- the Maip1 gene encoding m-AAA protease-interacting protein 1, mitochondrial isoform X1 yields MALASRLLLSPLFSGSFPGGLIRLRAPGVAEVRLRLAGFCYFCSRRLGSGVAPFPRSTCNLEALVLPSRGRRRPLLSSPRLPAALAAYPVCSRRDYSTDEQPQQRQKTKMIILGFSNPINWVRTRIYAFLIWAYFDKEFSIAEFSEGAKQAFAHVSKLLSQCKFDLLEELVAKEVLHVLKEKISSLPDNHKNALAADIDEIVYTSTGDISIYYDEKGRKFVNILMCFWYLTSANIPSETLSGASVFQVKLGDQNVETKQLLSASYEFQREFTQGVKPDWTIARIEHSKLLE; encoded by the exons ATGGCGCTTGCTTCCCGTCTGCTACTCAGTCCGCTGTTTTCTGGGTCCTTTCCCGGCGGGCTTATCCGACTCCGGGCACCCGGTGTGGCCGAAGTGAGGCTGCGGTTGGCCGGGTTTTGTTACTTCTGCAGCCGCCGCCTTGGCTCCGGAGTGGCGCCGTTTCCTCGCAGCACTTGCAACTTGGAGGCCCTGGTGCTGCCTTCTCGGGGCCGCCGGCGACCCCTGCTCAGCTCCCCGAGACTCCCCGCAGCCCTCGCTGCTTACCCTGTTTGCTCTCGGCGCGACTACAGCACGGACGAGCAGCCCCAGCAACGCCAGAAAACCAAGATGATAATTCTGGGATTCTCCAACCCCATCAACTGGGTTCGGACTCGAATTTATGCATTCCTTATCTGGGCCTATTTCGACAAGGAGTTCAGCATCGCAGAATTCTCTGAGGGGGCGAAGCAG gcttTTGCTCATGTATCCAAGTTGTTGTCACAGTGTAAATTTGATCTATTGGAAGAACTTGTGGCCAAAGag GTGCTTcatgtattaaaagaaaagatttcttcACTACCTGATAACCATAAAAATGCTCTTGCTGCTGACATAGATGAAATTGTCTATACATCAACAGGAGACATCTCCATTTACTATGATGAGAAAG gAAGGAAGTTCGTTAACATCCTGATGTGCTTTTGGTATCTAACCAGTGCCAACATCCCCAGTGAAACTTTGAGTGGAGCCAGTGTATTCCAGGTTAAATTGGGGGATCAGAACGTGGAAACTAAACAGCTTCTTAGTGCAAGCTATGA
- the Maip1 gene encoding m-AAA protease-interacting protein 1, mitochondrial isoform X2, with product MALASRLLLSPLFSGSFPGGLIRLRAPGVAEVRLRLAGFCYFCSRRLGSGVAPFPRSTCNLEALVLPSRGRRRPLLSSPRLPAALAAYPVCSRRDYSTDEQPQQRQKTKMIILGFSNPINWVRTRIYAFLIWAYFDKEFSIAEFSEGAKQAFAHVSKLLSQCKFDLLEELVAKEVLHVLKEKISSLPDNHKNALAADIDEIVYTSTGDISIYYDEKDFRGSLHKE from the exons ATGGCGCTTGCTTCCCGTCTGCTACTCAGTCCGCTGTTTTCTGGGTCCTTTCCCGGCGGGCTTATCCGACTCCGGGCACCCGGTGTGGCCGAAGTGAGGCTGCGGTTGGCCGGGTTTTGTTACTTCTGCAGCCGCCGCCTTGGCTCCGGAGTGGCGCCGTTTCCTCGCAGCACTTGCAACTTGGAGGCCCTGGTGCTGCCTTCTCGGGGCCGCCGGCGACCCCTGCTCAGCTCCCCGAGACTCCCCGCAGCCCTCGCTGCTTACCCTGTTTGCTCTCGGCGCGACTACAGCACGGACGAGCAGCCCCAGCAACGCCAGAAAACCAAGATGATAATTCTGGGATTCTCCAACCCCATCAACTGGGTTCGGACTCGAATTTATGCATTCCTTATCTGGGCCTATTTCGACAAGGAGTTCAGCATCGCAGAATTCTCTGAGGGGGCGAAGCAG gcttTTGCTCATGTATCCAAGTTGTTGTCACAGTGTAAATTTGATCTATTGGAAGAACTTGTGGCCAAAGag GTGCTTcatgtattaaaagaaaagatttcttcACTACCTGATAACCATAAAAATGCTCTTGCTGCTGACATAGATGAAATTGTCTATACATCAACAGGAGACATCTCCATTTACTATGATGAGAAAG